A section of the Methanoculleus horonobensis genome encodes:
- a CDS encoding LSM domain-containing protein: MVNGIVLPVKKVFSLVDSKITVEIKDDGRKLQGRLVAVDEHLNLHMDETTEYIEEQRGRTLGTVVIRGNNILTIAPLL; encoded by the coding sequence ATGGTTAACGGTATCGTACTCCCCGTAAAGAAGGTTTTTTCGCTCGTAGACTCTAAAATCACCGTTGAAATCAAGGACGACGGCAGGAAACTCCAGGGACGGCTCGTGGCGGTGGATGAACACCTGAACCTGCACATGGACGAGACCACGGAGTATATCGAGGAACAGCGCGGTCGCACCCTCGGGACCGTCGTCATCCGCGGCAATAATATCCTGACCATTGCACCCCTGCTCTGA
- the fbp gene encoding fructose-1,6-bisphosphate aldolase/phosphatase has translation MVKITVSVIKADIGSFPGHSRTHPKILEVAARRLKEAEGSILIDSYVTHCGDDLELIMTHTKGEDNEEIHKLAWDIFMECAGLAKEMKLYGAGQDLLGDAFSGNVKGMGPGVAEMEFEERGSDPILIFMADKTEPGAWNYFLYKIFADPFSTSGLVIDPSLHDGFTFEVHDVIKKRKILFNTPEESYSLLAYIGAPSRYVIKYVWKRNGLIGASTSTQRLNLMAGRYVGKDDPVMIIRAQSGFPAVGEVIDPFRTPILVAGWMRGSHHGPFMPVGVCDANCTQFDGPPRVICLGFQVCNGKLIGPADMFDDPAYNRVRDQCCELSSMLRAHGPFEPHRLSLEEMEYTTLPGVEKQFKDRWEDLPE, from the coding sequence ATGGTTAAGATCACCGTGTCCGTAATTAAAGCAGATATAGGCAGTTTCCCGGGGCACTCCCGAACCCACCCGAAGATCCTCGAGGTGGCCGCCCGGAGACTCAAGGAAGCAGAAGGAAGCATCCTCATCGACTCGTACGTCACCCACTGCGGTGACGATCTCGAGTTGATCATGACGCACACCAAAGGGGAGGACAACGAGGAGATCCACAAGCTGGCGTGGGACATCTTCATGGAGTGCGCCGGACTCGCCAAGGAGATGAAACTCTACGGCGCCGGTCAGGATCTGCTCGGAGATGCGTTCAGCGGCAACGTCAAGGGAATGGGGCCCGGTGTCGCCGAGATGGAGTTCGAAGAGCGCGGCTCCGACCCGATTCTGATCTTCATGGCCGATAAGACCGAACCGGGAGCGTGGAACTACTTCCTCTACAAGATCTTCGCCGACCCCTTCAGCACGTCCGGCCTCGTCATCGACCCCTCGCTGCACGATGGGTTCACCTTCGAGGTTCATGACGTCATAAAGAAGCGCAAGATCCTCTTCAACACACCCGAAGAGTCCTACAGCCTCCTCGCCTATATCGGAGCGCCGAGCCGCTACGTCATCAAGTACGTCTGGAAGAGAAACGGCCTGATAGGGGCGTCCACCAGCACCCAGCGGCTGAACCTGATGGCCGGGCGGTACGTCGGCAAAGACGACCCGGTCATGATCATCAGGGCGCAGAGCGGGTTCCCCGCGGTGGGCGAGGTCATCGACCCCTTCAGGACGCCCATCCTCGTGGCCGGCTGGATGCGGGGCTCGCACCACGGCCCGTTCATGCCTGTCGGCGTCTGCGACGCAAACTGCACCCAGTTCGACGGACCGCCCCGGGTCATCTGCCTCGGGTTCCAGGTCTGCAACGGGAAACTGATCGGGCCTGCCGACATGTTCGACGACCCGGCGTACAACCGCGTCCGCGACCAGTGCTGCGAGCTCTCCAGCATGCTCCGGGCTCACGGGCCGTTCGAACCGCACCGCCTCTCGCTCGAGGAGATGGAGTACACCACCCTCCCGGGCGTCGAGAAGCAGTTCAAGGATCGCTGGGAAGACCTTCCCGAGTAA
- a CDS encoding Hsp20/alpha crystallin family protein, which yields MSDSPADIFEQLNELMKRLMEQGLKEQGDQNRPFAYGFKIVLHDAGKPEIPATDAAPVAEPKEPSSEGTIEPIAEMYTTDDDVTVAIDLPGAEKESIHLSLINGTLTIIAGGNQLTSVEVPTVDAESMQSNYKHGVLEVKFSRGKSIRID from the coding sequence ATGAGTGACAGTCCAGCAGATATCTTCGAGCAACTCAACGAACTGATGAAACGCCTCATGGAGCAGGGGCTCAAAGAGCAGGGAGATCAGAACAGGCCGTTTGCCTACGGATTCAAGATCGTTCTTCACGATGCCGGAAAACCTGAGATTCCGGCAACGGACGCGGCCCCCGTAGCAGAGCCGAAAGAACCCTCTTCCGAGGGGACCATCGAGCCGATAGCAGAGATGTACACGACCGATGACGACGTGACGGTGGCGATCGATCTCCCGGGTGCCGAGAAGGAGAGTATTCACCTGTCACTCATCAACGGGACGCTGACGATCATTGCCGGCGGCAATCAGCTGACTTCGGTGGAGGTGCCGACCGTGGACGCCGAATCCATGCAGTCGAACTACAAACACGGCGTCCTGGAAGTCAAATTCTCCCGGGGCAAGTCGATCCGGATAGACTGA
- a CDS encoding helix-turn-helix transcriptional regulator: protein MSDQEEEALKVIQSHRQGVLQSELWKHLDIDSRKCSRIVKRLLDAGLIERIEFRSDGIKTYLLRAKKRAIDPCIILAGGEVLPCIGCDQECTPEECALLLDWMYQLALEEYQE, encoded by the coding sequence ATGTCCGACCAGGAGGAAGAAGCACTCAAGGTTATCCAGTCCCATCGCCAGGGAGTTCTCCAGAGCGAGCTCTGGAAACATCTCGATATCGACAGCAGGAAGTGCTCGAGGATCGTGAAGCGGCTGCTTGATGCCGGGCTGATCGAACGCATCGAGTTCCGCAGCGACGGCATTAAAACGTATCTATTGCGGGCAAAGAAGCGCGCGATCGACCCCTGCATCATCCTTGCGGGAGGAGAGGTTCTCCCGTGCATCGGCTGCGATCAGGAGTGCACCCCGGAAGAGTGCGCGCTCCTTCTCGACTGGATGTACCAGCTTGCTCTTGAAGAGTATCAGGAGTAA